Proteins encoded within one genomic window of Nonomuraea gerenzanensis:
- a CDS encoding MHYT domain-containing protein: protein MTPVLAYVMSSVGSMLGLLLTSRARLIGGRESRWWLVGAAFAIGGTGIWTMHFIAMLGFSVDGLAIRYDVPLTAASAFLAVVVVGMGLFLAAHGGERPAFLLGGGVLTGLGVAGMHYLGMAAMNMSAHVSYDPVVVSLSVLIAVAAATVALWFTLRVSGALRIGGAALVMGVAVSGMHYTGMSSMSVASHTELVPVPGARAIDFLLPLIVGISVITVGLLLTVILSPSEKELRSEAEFRERLGGRDEGAPEVDLFGTPRG, encoded by the coding sequence TTGACGCCCGTACTCGCGTACGTCATGTCCAGCGTGGGCTCCATGCTGGGGCTCCTGCTCACCTCGCGCGCGAGGCTGATCGGCGGGCGTGAGAGCAGGTGGTGGCTCGTCGGCGCGGCCTTCGCGATCGGCGGCACCGGCATCTGGACGATGCACTTCATCGCCATGCTCGGCTTCTCCGTGGACGGCCTGGCGATCAGGTACGACGTGCCGCTGACCGCGGCCTCCGCGTTCCTCGCCGTCGTCGTCGTGGGCATGGGGCTGTTCCTGGCCGCCCACGGCGGGGAACGGCCGGCGTTCCTGCTCGGCGGCGGCGTCCTGACCGGGCTCGGCGTGGCGGGCATGCACTACCTGGGCATGGCGGCCATGAACATGTCCGCCCACGTCTCCTACGACCCGGTGGTCGTCTCACTGTCGGTGCTGATCGCGGTGGCGGCGGCCACGGTGGCGCTCTGGTTCACGCTGCGCGTCAGCGGGGCGCTCAGGATCGGCGGGGCGGCGCTGGTCATGGGCGTGGCGGTCTCGGGCATGCACTACACCGGCATGTCCTCGATGTCGGTCGCCTCGCACACGGAGCTGGTGCCCGTGCCGGGCGCGCGGGCCATCGACTTCCTGCTGCCGCTCATCGTGGGCATCAGCGTGATCACGGTGGGGCTGCTGCTCACCGTCATCCTGTCGCCCTCGGAGAAGGAGCTGCGCAGCGAGGCGGAGTTCAGGGAACGGCTGGGCGGACGCGACGAGGGCGCGCCGGAGGTGGATCTCTTCGGCACGCCCCGCGGTTGA
- a CDS encoding MHYT domain-containing protein, with protein MTAVNHFTYGLITPLLAYVMSCIGSMLGLRLTAQAHASRGGARVRWLLGAAISIGGTGIWVMHFIAMMGFEVEGTQIKYDVLLTVASAVVAIVVVGTGLFLVSYGGGRVLALLGGGLLTGLGVASMHYLGMYAMNMSAHVSYDRLTVAASVGIAVVAATVALWFTLRVKKPIWITGAALVMGVAVSGMHYTGMYAMHVSVDAEAAVVPGADALDFLVPLMTVISLITLTMLLMVILSPSEEELHEDAELVAKLELRRRTAHQQQLTYPTPMPRQQPMQARRR; from the coding sequence ATGACCGCTGTGAATCATTTCACCTACGGACTGATCACGCCGTTGCTCGCCTACGTCATGTCCTGCATCGGCTCGATGCTCGGACTGCGGCTCACCGCGCAGGCCCACGCCTCGCGCGGCGGCGCCCGCGTGCGCTGGCTGCTGGGCGCGGCCATCTCCATCGGCGGCACCGGCATCTGGGTCATGCACTTCATCGCCATGATGGGCTTCGAGGTGGAGGGCACCCAGATCAAGTACGACGTGCTGCTCACCGTGGCCTCCGCGGTGGTGGCCATCGTGGTCGTCGGCACCGGCCTGTTCCTGGTCTCGTACGGCGGCGGCCGGGTCCTGGCGCTGCTCGGCGGCGGCCTGCTGACAGGGCTCGGCGTGGCCTCCATGCACTATCTCGGCATGTACGCGATGAACATGTCCGCCCACGTCTCCTACGACCGGCTCACCGTGGCCGCCTCCGTGGGCATCGCCGTGGTCGCCGCGACCGTCGCGCTCTGGTTCACCCTGCGGGTCAAGAAGCCCATCTGGATCACCGGCGCCGCCCTGGTCATGGGCGTGGCCGTCTCCGGCATGCACTACACCGGCATGTACGCCATGCACGTCTCGGTCGACGCCGAGGCCGCCGTGGTGCCGGGTGCCGACGCGCTGGACTTCCTGGTGCCCCTGATGACCGTGATCAGCCTCATCACCCTCACCATGCTCCTCATGGTCATCTTGTCGCCGTCGGAGGAGGAACTGCACGAGGACGCCGAACTCGTGGCGAAGCTCGAACTCCGCCGTCGCACCGCTCATCAGCAACAACTCACGTACCCCACGCCAATGCCGCGCCAACAGCCGATGCAGGCTCGGCGAAGGTAG
- the macS gene encoding MacS family sensor histidine kinase, translating into MAIEGPFWRAIAVFRVASLVYAAVLMAQHRGYEQPLLGWLVIGVMAVWTAVATFAYAAEALRRWPLLSVDLGVTLACLLTTPAVQGGQQVAIGAMPVPATWIAAPVLAWAVHYGRRAGTLAAAVVAAGELWSRSRVEEPSVLINETVLLLMAGWLVGHMVRLAKRAEERMQRAAEMEAAQRERERLARDIHDSVLQVLALVQRRGRELGGEAAELGRLAGEQEAALRELVSVGPPPLGTTDLRSLLARFGSPSVTVSSPATPLLLPAEAAACLSAAVGAALDNVRAHCGHEARAWVLAESLDGTVTVTVRDEGPGIPEGRLEQAAADGRMGVARSIRGRMSELGGKVSIVSVPGQGTEVEITLPA; encoded by the coding sequence ATGGCTATCGAGGGGCCGTTCTGGCGGGCGATCGCGGTCTTCCGGGTGGCGTCGCTGGTCTACGCCGCCGTGCTGATGGCCCAGCACCGCGGCTACGAGCAGCCGCTGCTGGGCTGGCTGGTGATCGGCGTGATGGCGGTGTGGACGGCCGTCGCCACGTTCGCCTACGCGGCCGAGGCGCTGCGCCGGTGGCCGCTGCTGAGCGTCGACCTGGGCGTGACGCTGGCGTGCCTGCTCACCACCCCGGCCGTGCAGGGCGGCCAGCAGGTGGCGATCGGCGCCATGCCCGTGCCCGCCACCTGGATCGCCGCGCCCGTGCTCGCCTGGGCCGTGCACTACGGCAGGCGCGCGGGCACGCTGGCGGCGGCCGTGGTGGCGGCCGGCGAGCTGTGGTCGCGGTCGCGGGTCGAGGAGCCGTCCGTCCTGATCAACGAGACGGTGCTGCTGCTCATGGCCGGCTGGCTGGTCGGCCACATGGTCCGGCTGGCCAAGCGGGCGGAGGAGCGCATGCAGCGGGCCGCCGAGATGGAGGCCGCGCAGCGTGAGCGGGAGCGGCTGGCCCGCGACATCCACGACTCGGTGCTGCAGGTGCTCGCCCTGGTGCAGCGGCGTGGCAGGGAGCTCGGCGGCGAGGCGGCCGAGCTGGGCCGCCTGGCGGGTGAGCAGGAGGCCGCGCTGCGCGAGCTCGTCTCGGTCGGGCCGCCGCCTCTGGGCACGACCGACCTGCGCTCCCTGCTGGCCCGCTTCGGCTCACCCTCCGTGACGGTCTCCAGCCCGGCCACGCCGCTGCTCCTGCCCGCCGAGGCCGCCGCCTGCCTGTCCGCCGCCGTCGGCGCGGCCCTGGACAACGTCCGCGCGCACTGCGGGCACGAGGCGCGCGCCTGGGTGCTGGCCGAATCGCTCGACGGCACCGTCACGGTCACGGTCAGGGACGAGGGGCCGGGCATCCCGGAGGGGCGGCTGGAGCAGGCCGCCGCCGACGGGCGCATGGGGGTGGCCAGGTCGATCCGAGGGCGGATGAGCGAGCTGGGCGGGAAGGTGTCGATCGTGAGCGTCCCCGGGCAGGGCACCGAGGTGGAGATCACCCTGCCCGCCTGA
- a CDS encoding response regulator, which produces MVRVMVVDDHPMWRDGVARDLTEAGYEVVAAVGEGRQAVRVAGAVLPEVVVLDLRLPDLSGPEVTAHLARMDPAPRVLVLSASAEQDDVLEAVKAGACGYLVKSASREEFLDAVRRTADGDAVFTPGLAGLVLGEYRRLAVQLEPTEGPRLTERETEVLRLVAKGLSYKQIAERLVLSHRTVQNHVQNTLGKLHLHNRVELVRYAIERGLDAD; this is translated from the coding sequence ATGGTGCGGGTCATGGTGGTGGACGACCATCCCATGTGGCGCGACGGCGTCGCCAGGGATCTGACGGAGGCCGGTTACGAGGTCGTGGCCGCCGTGGGGGAGGGCCGGCAGGCCGTCAGGGTGGCCGGCGCGGTGCTGCCCGAGGTCGTGGTGCTCGACCTGAGGCTGCCCGACCTGTCAGGGCCCGAGGTGACGGCCCACCTGGCGCGGATGGACCCGGCGCCCAGGGTGCTGGTGCTGTCGGCGAGCGCCGAGCAGGACGACGTGCTGGAGGCGGTCAAGGCCGGCGCCTGCGGCTATCTGGTGAAATCGGCCAGCCGCGAGGAGTTCCTCGACGCCGTGCGCCGCACCGCCGACGGCGACGCCGTGTTCACCCCGGGGCTGGCCGGGCTGGTGCTGGGGGAGTACAGGCGGCTGGCGGTGCAGCTGGAGCCCACCGAAGGGCCCCGGCTGACCGAGCGGGAGACCGAGGTGCTCAGGCTGGTGGCCAAGGGGCTGTCGTACAAGCAGATCGCCGAACGGCTCGTGCTGTCGCACCGCACCGTGCAGAACCACGTCCAGAACACCCTCGGCAAGCTGCACCTGCACAACCGGGTCGAGCTGGTGCGATATGCGATCGAGCGGGGGCTCGACGCGGACTAA
- the thiI gene encoding tRNA uracil 4-sulfurtransferase ThiI, translated as MTMSALGEPCVLLKLGEIVLKGKNRELFERRLIANIRDALQTVGVQVDVRKRHGVIAIFLPEGATAEQADAVAQRVADVPGLVWIHRAWRVAKDPDTVLKAGLELVGESEEAKRGARFAVRSRRRDKRFPLRSNELDRLVGGAINDEYGLPVDLKNPELTVFIEVDRDEVFVFTGGIPGQGGLPVGSSGRALVLMSGGIDSPVAAYRMMRRGLHVDFLHFSGIPFTTSESIYKAYALVRKLDRFQGRSRLWVVPFGKAQQSIRTSGQDRLAVIAQRRLMLKTAEEVAHRIRASALITGDALGQVSSQTLANITAQDNAVELPILRPLVGWDKTEIMAEARRIGTLEISELPDEDCCSLLAPKRAETRAKIEDLKQIEKRLDAEELCVQLADSIQEYTL; from the coding sequence ATGACGATGTCCGCCCTGGGCGAGCCGTGCGTTCTGCTCAAGCTGGGCGAGATCGTCCTCAAGGGCAAGAACCGCGAGCTGTTCGAACGCCGCCTGATCGCGAACATCCGCGACGCCCTGCAGACGGTCGGCGTCCAGGTCGACGTGCGCAAGCGGCACGGCGTGATCGCGATCTTCCTGCCCGAGGGCGCCACCGCCGAGCAGGCGGACGCCGTGGCGCAGCGCGTCGCCGACGTGCCGGGGCTGGTCTGGATCCACCGCGCCTGGCGGGTCGCCAAGGACCCTGACACCGTGCTCAAGGCCGGTCTGGAGCTGGTCGGCGAGAGCGAGGAGGCCAAGCGGGGCGCCCGCTTCGCGGTCCGCTCCCGCCGCCGCGACAAGCGCTTCCCGCTGCGCTCCAACGAGCTGGACCGGCTCGTGGGCGGCGCCATCAACGACGAGTACGGCCTGCCGGTCGACCTGAAGAACCCCGAGCTGACGGTCTTCATCGAGGTCGACAGGGACGAGGTGTTCGTCTTCACCGGCGGCATCCCCGGCCAGGGCGGCCTGCCCGTCGGCAGCAGCGGCCGGGCCCTGGTGCTCATGTCGGGCGGCATCGACTCGCCCGTGGCGGCCTACCGGATGATGCGGCGCGGCCTGCACGTCGACTTCCTGCACTTCTCCGGCATCCCGTTCACCACGTCGGAGTCGATCTACAAGGCGTACGCGCTGGTCAGGAAGCTCGACCGGTTCCAGGGCAGGTCACGCCTGTGGGTGGTGCCGTTCGGCAAGGCCCAGCAGTCGATCCGCACCTCCGGCCAGGACCGGCTGGCGGTGATCGCGCAGCGGCGGCTGATGCTCAAGACGGCCGAGGAGGTCGCCCACCGCATCCGCGCCTCCGCCCTGATCACCGGCGACGCGCTCGGGCAGGTCTCCTCGCAGACTCTGGCCAACATCACCGCCCAGGACAACGCGGTGGAGCTGCCGATTCTGCGACCGCTGGTGGGCTGGGACAAGACCGAGATCATGGCCGAGGCCCGGCGCATCGGCACGCTGGAGATCTCGGAGCTGCCCGACGAGGACTGCTGCTCGCTGCTGGCTCCCAAGCGGGCCGAGACGCGGGCCAAGATCGAAGACCTCAAGCAGATCGAGAAGCGGCTCGACGCGGAGGAGCTGTGCGTGCAGCTCGCCGACTCGATCCAGGAGTACACCCTGTGA
- a CDS encoding YiaA/YiaB family inner membrane protein — protein sequence MTKPIQPTQTTAFYVQAILSFAVSLTSVVIALVYLPVEGWIRAFLGLGLLYVVTSTVTLCKVVRDRQELSEVSNRVDQARLDKLLTQHDPFKVDA from the coding sequence ATGACGAAGCCCATTCAACCCACGCAGACCACCGCGTTCTACGTCCAGGCGATCCTGTCGTTCGCCGTCTCGCTGACCTCCGTGGTGATCGCCCTGGTCTACCTGCCCGTCGAGGGCTGGATCAGGGCGTTCCTCGGGCTCGGCCTCCTGTACGTCGTCACCTCCACGGTCACCCTGTGCAAGGTCGTCAGGGACCGGCAGGAGCTCTCGGAGGTCAGCAACCGCGTCGACCAGGCCCGGCTGGACAAGCTCCTGACCCAGCACGACCCGTTCAAGGTCGACGCCTGA
- the aroF gene encoding 3-deoxy-7-phosphoheptulonate synthase translates to MVIVMGPEATAADIESIVSVVEAAGVEAFVSKGVSRTIVGLVGDVTQLDAASLRGMAGVRDVMRVSTPYKLVSRENHPERSTVHVGGVPIGPDTVTLIAGPCAVETPEQTLAAARMAQAAGAVLLRGGAFKPRTSPYAFQGLGEKGLRILADVREETGLPIVTEVVDARDVQMVASYADMLQVGTRNMQNFALLQEVGAAGRPVMLKRGMTATIEEWLMAAEYIAQRGNLDIVLCERGVRTYETATRNTLDVSAVPVAQRLSHLPVIVDPSHSGGRRDLVLPLTRAAVAVGADGVIIDVHPQPEQALCDGPQALVDADLGELAQIMTDFPALLGKTAATA, encoded by the coding sequence ATGGTGATCGTGATGGGGCCCGAGGCCACCGCCGCCGACATCGAGTCGATCGTGTCCGTCGTCGAGGCGGCCGGGGTGGAGGCGTTCGTCAGCAAGGGGGTGTCGCGCACGATCGTCGGCCTGGTCGGCGACGTGACGCAGCTCGACGCGGCGAGCCTGCGGGGCATGGCGGGGGTGCGCGACGTGATGCGCGTGTCCACGCCGTACAAGCTGGTCAGCAGGGAGAATCATCCGGAACGTTCCACCGTGCACGTGGGCGGCGTGCCGATCGGCCCCGACACCGTGACGCTGATCGCGGGGCCGTGCGCGGTGGAGACGCCCGAGCAGACGCTCGCGGCGGCCAGGATGGCGCAGGCGGCCGGGGCGGTGCTGCTGCGCGGCGGGGCCTTCAAGCCGCGCACGTCCCCGTACGCCTTCCAGGGGCTGGGCGAGAAGGGCCTGCGCATCCTGGCCGACGTGCGCGAGGAGACGGGCCTGCCGATCGTGACGGAGGTCGTGGACGCGCGGGACGTGCAGATGGTGGCCTCGTACGCGGACATGCTGCAGGTCGGCACCCGCAACATGCAGAACTTCGCGCTGCTGCAGGAGGTCGGTGCGGCCGGCAGGCCGGTGATGCTCAAGCGCGGCATGACGGCCACGATCGAGGAGTGGCTGATGGCGGCCGAGTACATCGCCCAGCGCGGCAACCTCGACATCGTGCTGTGCGAGCGGGGCGTGCGCACCTACGAGACGGCCACCCGCAACACCCTGGACGTCTCGGCCGTGCCGGTGGCGCAGCGGCTGTCGCACCTGCCGGTGATCGTCGACCCGTCGCACTCGGGCGGCCGGCGCGACCTGGTGCTGCCGCTGACCCGCGCGGCCGTCGCGGTCGGCGCCGACGGGGTCATCATCGACGTGCACCCGCAGCCCGAGCAGGCGCTCTGTGACGGGCCGCAGGCGCTGGTGGACGCCGACCTGGGCGAGCTGGCGCAGATCATGACCGACTTCCCGGCGCTGCTCGGCAAGACGGCCGCGACGGCCTGA
- a CDS encoding molybdopterin-dependent oxidoreductase yields the protein MEESRLPPGQYVPRGRPVIHYGRVPAFKPDSWDFRVFGATASGEEHRFDWGEFEQLPRATRIADFHCVTKFSLMANEWRGVTPATIMAAAPPDPGVRHVMIWAEYGYSANLRMSDFAAPGTLFATELDEKPLSPERGFPLRIVVPHLYAWKSVKWVRGIEYLLEDRRGFWEERGYHNVADPWREQRYSYQEEPGEGPP from the coding sequence GTGGAGGAGTCGCGCCTGCCTCCAGGCCAGTACGTCCCGCGCGGCAGGCCCGTGATCCACTACGGCAGGGTGCCCGCGTTCAAGCCGGACAGCTGGGACTTCCGGGTGTTCGGGGCCACGGCGTCGGGCGAGGAGCACCGCTTCGACTGGGGCGAGTTCGAGCAGTTGCCACGCGCCACGCGCATCGCCGACTTCCACTGCGTCACCAAGTTCTCCCTCATGGCCAACGAGTGGCGCGGCGTCACCCCCGCCACGATCATGGCCGCCGCCCCGCCCGACCCCGGCGTGCGCCACGTGATGATCTGGGCCGAGTACGGCTACAGCGCCAACCTGCGGATGTCCGACTTCGCCGCGCCCGGCACGCTGTTCGCGACGGAGCTGGACGAGAAGCCGCTCAGCCCCGAGCGCGGTTTCCCGCTGCGCATCGTGGTGCCGCACCTGTACGCGTGGAAGAGCGTGAAGTGGGTGCGCGGCATCGAGTACCTCCTGGAGGACCGCAGGGGCTTCTGGGAGGAGCGCGGCTACCACAACGTCGCCGACCCGTGGCGCGAGCAGCGCTACTCCTACCAGGAAGAACCCGGAGAGGGCCCGCCCTGA
- a CDS encoding sensor histidine kinase — protein MLTTVCVALCSLTFLLGYRLARAPWRGPAAPEGHRADDATYTTLHIAAMAAPALRAGLDRDSARKAVRHLRTLLGTSAVAITSTDAALAWDGPCTDDVLTYARATMAAGQAQVFPGRPGGPELGAVAVPLTVDGTVVGVLAAFEQEVSAALVRTVCEVGRWVSGQLELAELDASRRRALEAEMRALRAQISPHFVYNALTTIASFVRTNPKRARELLLDFADFSRYALRRAHDFTTLADELTCVDRYLLLERARFGDKLRFSMQVAPEVLPVPVPFLCLQPLVENAIKHGMAGRGGPGEVRVVVRDAGPEAHITVEDDGAGMDPECARRMLDEDPAREGSGIGLANVDLRMRQIYGDGYGLVVETALGAGTKVRLRVPKTQLSSL, from the coding sequence ATGCTGACCACCGTGTGCGTGGCGCTGTGCTCTCTGACCTTCCTCCTGGGCTACAGGCTCGCTCGCGCGCCGTGGCGCGGCCCGGCGGCACCGGAGGGACACAGGGCGGACGACGCCACGTACACCACGCTGCACATCGCCGCGATGGCCGCCCCCGCCCTGCGCGCGGGGCTCGATCGCGACTCCGCCCGTAAGGCCGTGCGGCACCTGCGCACCCTGCTCGGCACCTCGGCCGTCGCGATCACCTCGACCGACGCCGCGCTGGCCTGGGACGGGCCGTGCACCGACGACGTGCTCACCTACGCCCGCGCCACGATGGCCGCCGGGCAGGCCCAGGTGTTCCCCGGGCGGCCCGGGGGGCCTGAGCTGGGGGCCGTGGCGGTGCCGCTGACGGTGGACGGCACCGTGGTGGGCGTGCTGGCGGCCTTCGAGCAGGAGGTGAGCGCCGCGCTGGTGCGTACCGTCTGCGAGGTCGGCCGCTGGGTCTCCGGCCAGCTGGAGCTGGCCGAGCTCGACGCCTCCAGGCGGCGCGCGCTGGAGGCCGAGATGCGCGCCCTGCGCGCGCAGATCTCGCCGCACTTCGTCTACAACGCGCTGACGACGATCGCCTCGTTCGTCCGCACCAACCCCAAGCGCGCCCGCGAGCTGCTGCTCGACTTCGCCGACTTCTCCCGGTACGCGCTGCGCAGGGCCCACGACTTCACCACCCTGGCCGACGAGCTGACCTGCGTGGACCGTTACCTGCTGCTGGAGCGGGCCCGGTTCGGCGACAAGCTGCGCTTCAGCATGCAGGTGGCCCCCGAGGTGCTGCCCGTGCCGGTGCCGTTCCTGTGCCTGCAGCCGCTCGTCGAGAACGCCATCAAGCACGGCATGGCCGGCCGCGGCGGCCCCGGCGAGGTGCGGGTCGTGGTGCGGGACGCGGGCCCCGAGGCGCACATCACGGTCGAGGACGACGGCGCCGGCATGGACCCCGAGTGCGCCAGGCGCATGCTGGACGAGGACCCGGCGCGCGAGGGCAGCGGCATCGGCCTGGCCAACGTGGACCTGCGCATGCGCCAGATCTACGGCGACGGCTACGGCCTCGTCGTGGAGACGGCGCTGGGGGCCGGGACCAAGGTGCGGCTGCGCGTACCCAAGACGCAGCTTAGCTCTTTGTAG
- a CDS encoding LytR/AlgR family response regulator transcription factor, protein MLRVLAVDDEVPALEELAYLLRQDDRIEHVTTAADGVTALQDMVQMIGGGERLDGVFLDIRMPGLDGLDLARLVGGFPSPPRLVFVTAHEECAVQAFELEAVDYLLKPVRAERLSEAVRRLEAATNPAPEPGQDDVIPVELGGRTRFVPQQAVWFAEAKGDYVRLHTVDGSYLVRMSLAALERRWSDAGFIRIHRSTLVSARHVSELRFEGGRVTLTVGTETLQVSRRHSRQVREQLVRQHRGAIS, encoded by the coding sequence ATGCTGAGGGTTCTGGCCGTAGACGATGAAGTGCCTGCTCTGGAGGAGCTCGCCTACCTGCTGCGCCAGGATGACCGGATCGAACACGTCACGACCGCGGCCGACGGCGTCACGGCGCTGCAGGACATGGTCCAGATGATCGGCGGCGGCGAGCGGCTCGACGGGGTGTTCCTGGACATCCGGATGCCCGGCCTCGACGGGCTCGACCTCGCCAGGCTCGTCGGCGGCTTCCCCAGCCCGCCGCGGCTGGTGTTCGTCACCGCGCACGAGGAGTGCGCGGTGCAGGCCTTCGAGCTGGAGGCGGTCGACTACCTGCTCAAGCCCGTCAGGGCCGAGCGCCTGTCGGAGGCGGTGCGCAGGCTGGAGGCCGCCACCAACCCGGCGCCCGAGCCGGGGCAGGACGACGTGATCCCGGTCGAGCTGGGCGGGCGCACCAGGTTCGTGCCGCAGCAGGCCGTGTGGTTCGCCGAGGCCAAGGGCGACTACGTGCGCCTGCACACGGTCGACGGCAGCTACCTGGTGCGCATGTCGCTGGCCGCGCTGGAGCGGCGCTGGTCGGATGCCGGGTTCATCCGCATCCATCGCAGCACGCTCGTCTCCGCCCGGCACGTCAGCGAGCTGCGCTTCGAGGGCGGGCGGGTGACGCTCACCGTCGGCACCGAGACGCTGCAGGTCAGCAGGAGGCACAGCCGTCAGGTGCGCGAGCAGCTCGTGCGCCAGCACAGGGGAGCGATCTCGTGA
- a CDS encoding sodium:solute symporter family transporter: MTVAVLTGIAFVLVLGVMVGAARPRRSSGASDFYVAARAVPPWWNGAAITSEYTSAAACLGTAGLIATHGSPMLWYPAGAAAGFVVILALVVAPLRRSGTFTLPDFAEWRLRSVVLRRFTTCFVLVVGLAFLVAQFHAAGVVVRLLTGLPPWLGWAAVAATALIVAFAGGLGSVTSVQAAQFWLKLAVFLGVGAVCWWMAGSRSAAWFEGAYRTGGAGLAGAGDPSLPGVLSVLLACALGTMGLPHVIVRVYTSRDGHGARRSIVATQVMLAVFCVVPPLYGVLGSVHVRGAAADEIVLLLPATLLSGLVGDVLTGLLAAGAFAAFLATSGGVLVAVGGALSACVTRAGIRPFRAAVVAVTLAGMALTAVSSPGVSVALVLLGFSLSAATFCPMLVLGIWWRRLTDVGVAAGFATGGGVTAVLVVAEQAGVKMGSLTSCPAPVAVPVSFAAMVVISLVTPGRVPQAVGRMMAKMHLPEHLAGPPTCRSSLDGDRWS; encoded by the coding sequence ATGACCGTCGCGGTGCTGACCGGGATCGCCTTCGTGCTGGTTCTGGGCGTCATGGTGGGCGCCGCGCGACCGCGCCGCTCCAGCGGCGCCTCCGACTTCTACGTGGCGGCGAGGGCCGTTCCCCCGTGGTGGAACGGCGCCGCGATCACCTCCGAGTACACCTCGGCCGCCGCCTGCCTGGGCACGGCCGGGCTCATCGCCACGCACGGCTCGCCGATGTTGTGGTACCCGGCGGGGGCCGCCGCCGGGTTCGTCGTCATCCTGGCCCTGGTCGTCGCGCCGCTGCGGCGCTCCGGCACGTTCACGCTGCCCGACTTCGCCGAATGGCGGCTGCGCTCGGTGGTGCTGCGCCGCTTCACCACCTGCTTCGTGCTCGTCGTCGGGCTGGCGTTCCTGGTCGCCCAGTTCCACGCCGCAGGAGTGGTGGTGCGGCTGCTGACCGGGCTGCCGCCGTGGCTGGGCTGGGCGGCCGTGGCGGCCACGGCGCTGATCGTGGCGTTCGCGGGCGGTCTCGGGAGCGTGACGAGCGTGCAGGCCGCGCAGTTCTGGCTGAAGCTGGCGGTGTTCCTGGGTGTCGGGGCGGTGTGCTGGTGGATGGCCGGCAGCCGGTCCGCCGCCTGGTTCGAGGGGGCCTACCGGACCGGCGGCGCGGGGCTGGCGGGAGCGGGGGACCCGTCGCTGCCCGGGGTGCTGTCGGTGCTGCTGGCCTGCGCGCTGGGCACCATGGGGCTGCCGCACGTGATCGTGCGCGTCTACACCAGCAGGGACGGGCACGGCGCCCGGCGCTCGATCGTGGCCACCCAGGTCATGCTGGCCGTGTTCTGCGTCGTGCCGCCGCTGTACGGGGTCCTGGGCAGCGTTCACGTGCGGGGCGCCGCCGCGGACGAGATCGTGCTCCTGCTGCCCGCCACGCTGCTCTCCGGGCTCGTGGGGGACGTTCTGACGGGTCTGCTGGCGGCGGGGGCGTTCGCGGCCTTCCTGGCCACCTCGGGGGGCGTGCTGGTGGCCGTGGGCGGCGCGCTGTCGGCGTGCGTGACCCGGGCCGGGATCCGGCCGTTCCGCGCGGCCGTGGTCGCCGTCACGCTCGCCGGGATGGCGCTGACGGCGGTCAGCAGCCCGGGCGTGTCGGTGGCGCTGGTGCTGCTGGGCTTCAGCCTCTCGGCCGCCACGTTCTGCCCGATGCTGGTGCTGGGCATCTGGTGGCGGCGGCTGACGGACGTGGGCGTCGCGGCGGGCTTCGCCACCGGCGGGGGCGTGACCGCGGTGCTTGTGGTCGCGGAGCAGGCAGGCGTGAAGATGGGCTCGCTGACTTCCTGCCCCGCTCCGGTCGCGGTGCCGGTCTCCTTCGCCGCAATGGTGGTGATATCCCTGGTCACACCGGGTCGAGTGCCGCAGGCGGTGGGCCGGATGATGGCCAAGATGCATCTGCCCGAGCATCTCGCGGGCCCCCCGACCTGCCGTTCGTCGCTCGATGGCGACCGTTGGTCGTGA